The Candidatus Hepatincola sp. Av genome contains the following window.
AAAACTCTTAGAAAGTGTAGCACCAGATACTTATAAAAATTTAAGTGCGGTAGACCCTGCCAATAAACTTATGGGGATTAGTGCCTATATAGAAGGTTTAGTTCGTAACAAAGTAAATAATGCTTTACTTGCAGTTATGGTAGATTTTGCAGAAGACGAAGACCTAGATAACTTAGGTAATTTTTATGGACTGACTAGAAAAGTGTTAGAAGATGGAGATTCCAAAGCTACACCACCACTGCCTGCAATCTATGAAACAGATGAAGAATTTAGAGCTAGAATTAAACAAGCACCCTTTGGTTTTTCCGTAGCAGGACCAACCGCCTCTTATGAGTTTTATGGTAAAGAAGCTGATATTGCTGTAAAAGATATCTCGGCAGTTTCACATTCTCCTTGTGTAGTAGATATTACAGTGCTTTCTTATAGTGGTAATGGAGTAGCCGATAGTAATTTGTTAAACACAGTTACACTAGCTTTAAATGATGAGTTAGTACGCCCTGTAGGGGACTTAGTAAATGTGAAATCCGCAGAGATTATAGAATATGAAATAGCGGTAACCATTCGCCCTCAAGATAATACGCCAGAGTCAGCTATTGATTTAAACCAAATCATTGCGAATTTACAAAGCTATGCCGACTCAGAACATCGTTGTGGGGGTATGGTAGTGGCCTCAGGAATTTATGCTAATTCCCATATTGCAGGGGTAGAACAAGTAACTATTACAAGTCCAACTGAAGATATTATTTGTACTCCAGCTCAGGCTCCATATTGTTTAAAAATAACCGCTGAATTTATTGCAATTACAGATAGTGCTATTCAAAAAGTATCAAAGGGGAAGCTATATGCTAGAAAAGCAAAATAAATCCTTATTGCCTATTCATAGCCAAACATCAATAATGCTAGCTTTAGAAAGTATGTTTAGAACTATTGAAACTTTACCAACACAGGTAATTCAAGATTTTTGGAATACAGAAAAGTGTAGAGAAGACTTACTCCCTTATTTAGCTAACCAACTAGGCATAGATTTCTGGTCTAATAACTTAGATGAAAGTTATAAAAGGGCTTTATGTAAAAATGCGGTGCAAATTAATAAACATA
Protein-coding sequences here:
- a CDS encoding baseplate J family protein; translated protein: MIKPKAVKEVDFQSLLERNQKLLESVAPDTYKNLSAVDPANKLMGISAYIEGLVRNKVNNALLAVMVDFAEDEDLDNLGNFYGLTRKVLEDGDSKATPPLPAIYETDEEFRARIKQAPFGFSVAGPTASYEFYGKEADIAVKDISAVSHSPCVVDITVLSYSGNGVADSNLLNTVTLALNDELVRPVGDLVNVKSAEIIEYEIAVTIRPQDNTPESAIDLNQIIANLQSYADSEHRCGGMVVASGIYANSHIAGVEQVTITSPTEDIICTPAQAPYCLKITAEFIAITDSAIQKVSKGKLYARKAK